TGCACCGGCTGCGCTGCCCGGTCTGTGCCGAGCCGTTGACCGAGACCACCGCGGGCACCGCGCGGGCGCTGCGCTGCCCGCGCCGGCACAGCTTCGACGTCGCCCGCCAGGGGTACGTGAACCTGCTCGCCGGCCGCGCCCCGCACAGCGGGGACAGCGCCGAGATGGTCGCCGCCCGCGCCGACTTCCTCGCCGCCGGCCACTACGACGCGATCGCCGCGGCTCTCGCCGCCACCGCACGGCAGATCCGGTACGCCGCGCCGCCGCCCGACCGTCACGCTGCCCCGCACACCCTTTGCTCTGCAGCCACCCACGCAGCAGCACCCGACGGCGAGACATGCTGCGCCGATGGCTGCAGAGCAAAGGCGGCGAACCAGCGGGTCGGACCCCAGGCACCCTCGACACCGGGCGCACCCTCGACACCGGGCGCCACCGAACAACTGAGGGACGGCGACGCGTACCCGCTGGTGGTGGATGCCGGCGCCGGGACCGGGTGGTACCTCGCGGCGGTGCTGGCGGCGCTGCCGGACGCCGTGGGTCTCGCCCTGGACGTCTCCAAGCCGGCGCTGCGCCGCGCGGCCCGCGCCCACCCCCGGGCCGCCGCGGCGCTCGCCGACACCTGGCAGCGGCTGCCGCTGGCCGACGCCTCGGCCGCCCTGCTGCTCAACGTCTTCGCCCCGCGCAACGGCGCCGAGTTCCACCGGGTGCTCGACCCGGCCGGCGCGCTGCTGGTGGTCACCCCCGCCGAGGACCACCTCGCCGAGCTGGTCGACGCGCTCGACCTGCTGCGGGTCGACCCGGCCAAGGCCGACCGGGTGGCGGGGAGCCTCGCCGGGCACTTCACCGAGGAGTCGGTCACCGTGCACCGGACCCGGCTCGCGCTCAGCCGGCCGGCGGTGGCGACCCTGGTCGGCATGGGGCCGAGCGCCTGGCACACCGACCCGGACCGGCTCGCCGCCCGGATCGCCGCGCTGCCCGAACCGGTCGGGGTGACCCTCGCCGTGCGGCTCGGCGTGCACCGGCCGCGCTGACCGGACTCAGGTGGAGAGGTCGACCTCTTCCCACCCCGGCGGCTCGTCGTGGTACGGCCCGCGCAGCACCACCGCCCACTCCAGCGCCCACCGGCGCTGACCGATGGCGTTCGCGTCGACCAGCCCGGGCGGTCGCCGCCCCGCCTTCTCCGTCTCCAGGTAGGCCCAGTCCAGGCAGTAGTGCAGGTCCAGCAGGGCCGCCGCGTCCGCCGGGTGCTGCGGGGCGGCCAGGATCCGGGACCGCCACTGCGCGAAGGTCTCCCCTGCCGGGATGTGCGGCATCCGCTCCACCAGCCGCTCGTCCACCGGCACCGTCGGGTCCAGCTCCTTGGTGAGCCCGAGCACCCAGGAGAGCGAGAAGAGCGCGTCGTGGTGCAGCACGAACGACCGGTGGTCGCCCTTGCCGCCCATCACGAACTGCCACTCCGGCGGCGTCACCATGTCGACCAGGTGCGACCCGAGCAGCCAGGTCATGGCCGCCTGCGGGGGCATCCCGAAGCAGCGCGCCAGGATCAGGTGCAGGACGGCGATCCGGGCCTCGATCTCCACGATCGGACGCAGCTCGATCTCGTCGCCCGGCTCCCACACCAGCGGGAACTGCGGCGGCGGCAGCGGCAGCCCCAACCGGTCCAACTCGTCGAGGCTCGCCTCGCGGACTGCCCGAGGATCGGGGGCGGATACACGCACGGCTCAGGTCCCTGTCTGCTCGCATCGGCTCATCGCCGGTCGGTCCCCCTGGCCAGGGAGGATAGCGGTTACGGGTGGCTGGCACCACGGCACCGCGAGACCGGAATCGATCAGCCGATCCGCTCGATGACCAACGGGGTCGCCGCAGGGGCGTCCGGCGCGATCCGGACCGCCCGCTCCGCCTCGGCGAGCGCCGCCGGGATCCGGGCCGCGTGCTCGGCCCGCAGCTCGTACAGGGTCTCGCCGACCCGGACCCGGTCGCCGGGGCGCTTGTGCAGCACGATCCCCGCCGGGATGCTCACCGGGTCCTCCTTGCGCGCCCGGCCCGCGCCGAGCCGCCAGGCGGCCACCCCGATCGCGTACGCGTCGACCTCGGCGACGAAGCCGTCCTCGGTCGCGCACACCACCTCGACCTCGTTGGCCGTCGGCATCGGGGCGTCCGGGTCACCGCCCTGCGCGCGGATCATCCGCCGCCAGGCGTCCATCGCCCGGCCGTCGCGCAGCGCGGCCGCCGGGTCCGCGTCCGGCAGCCCGGCCGCGTCGAGCATCTCCCGGGCCAGCGCCACGGTCAGCTCCACCACGTCGGCGGGGCCGCCACCGGCCAGCACCTCGACCGACTCGGTCACCTCGACGGCGTTGCCGATCGCCAGGCCGAGCGGGGTCGACATGTCGGTCAGCAGGGCGACCGTCCGCACGCCGTGCGCACCACCCAGCTCGACCATGGTCCGGGCCAGCTCGCGGGCGTCGTCGACGGACTTCATGAACGCGCCGGAGCCGACCTTCACGTCGAGCACCAGCGCACCCGTGCCCTCGGCGATCTTCTTGCTCATGATCGAGCTGGCGATCAGCGGGATCGCCTCGACGGTGCCGGTGACGTCGCGCAGCGCGTACAGCTTGCGGTCGGCCGGGGCCAGTCCCTCGCCGGCCGCGCAGATCACCGCGCCCACGTCCCGGAGCTGAGCGATGAACTCGTCGTTGCTCAGCGCCGCCCGCCAGCCGGGGATCGACTCCAGCTTGTCCAGCGTGCCGCCGGTGTGACCGAGTCCGCGCCCACTCAGCTGCGGCACCGCGCCGCCGCACGCGGCGACCAGCGGGGTGAGCGGCAGGGTGATCTTGTCACCGACCCCGCCGGTGGAGTGCTTGTCCACGGTGGGCCGGGCCACGGACGACAGGTCCAGTCGCTCCCCGCTGGCGATCATCGCGGCGGTCCACCGGGCGATCTCCGGGCCGGTCATGCCGCGCAGCAGGATCGCCATGGCCAGCGCCGACATCTGCTCGTCGGCCACCAGCCCCTTCGTGTACGCGTCGACCACCCAGTCGATCTGGCCGTCGGAGAGCACCCCGCCGTCCCGCTTCGCCCGAATGACATCAACCGCCGTGAAAGCACTCACCTTTGAGTTCCCATCCATAATCGCGTCGATCGCCGGCATGCCTCACCGCGACCGTGCCCACCGAGGGATCGGGCCGACCGTCCCCGGCGGAGGGATCAAGCCTGACCGCCCGGAGCCGGGGACGGTCGGCCCGATCCCCCAAGCTCAACCACCCCAACGAGCAGGGATCTCCAGCGGCGGCTCACCCTCACCGGCCCAGAAGATCGTGCCCGACGCGTCGACCACCACCACCCGGGGCGTACGGGCCAGTCCCCAGGTGATCGCCGCGGCCGGGTCGCCCCAGGTGGGGCCCTCCTCCAGGACACCGGTCTCGGCGTCCTCGGTGTCCCCGGCCGACCGCTCCCAGTACGCCGTCCAGACCTGCTGCCCGG
This genomic interval from Micromonospora sp. CCTCC AA 2012012 contains the following:
- a CDS encoding putative RNA methyltransferase, encoding MDPRVVHRLRCPVCAEPLTETTAGTARALRCPRRHSFDVARQGYVNLLAGRAPHSGDSAEMVAARADFLAAGHYDAIAAALAATARQIRYAAPPPDRHAAPHTLCSAATHAAAPDGETCCADGCRAKAANQRVGPQAPSTPGAPSTPGATEQLRDGDAYPLVVDAGAGTGWYLAAVLAALPDAVGLALDVSKPALRRAARAHPRAAAALADTWQRLPLADASAALLLNVFAPRNGAEFHRVLDPAGALLVVTPAEDHLAELVDALDLLRVDPAKADRVAGSLAGHFTEESVTVHRTRLALSRPAVATLVGMGPSAWHTDPDRLAARIAALPEPVGVTLAVRLGVHRPR
- a CDS encoding DUF4272 domain-containing protein, encoding MRVSAPDPRAVREASLDELDRLGLPLPPPQFPLVWEPGDEIELRPIVEIEARIAVLHLILARCFGMPPQAAMTWLLGSHLVDMVTPPEWQFVMGGKGDHRSFVLHHDALFSLSWVLGLTKELDPTVPVDERLVERMPHIPAGETFAQWRSRILAAPQHPADAAALLDLHYCLDWAYLETEKAGRRPPGLVDANAIGQRRWALEWAVVLRGPYHDEPPGWEEVDLST
- a CDS encoding thymidine phosphorylase; translation: MSAFTAVDVIRAKRDGGVLSDGQIDWVVDAYTKGLVADEQMSALAMAILLRGMTGPEIARWTAAMIASGERLDLSSVARPTVDKHSTGGVGDKITLPLTPLVAACGGAVPQLSGRGLGHTGGTLDKLESIPGWRAALSNDEFIAQLRDVGAVICAAGEGLAPADRKLYALRDVTGTVEAIPLIASSIMSKKIAEGTGALVLDVKVGSGAFMKSVDDARELARTMVELGGAHGVRTVALLTDMSTPLGLAIGNAVEVTESVEVLAGGGPADVVELTVALAREMLDAAGLPDADPAAALRDGRAMDAWRRMIRAQGGDPDAPMPTANEVEVVCATEDGFVAEVDAYAIGVAAWRLGAGRARKEDPVSIPAGIVLHKRPGDRVRVGETLYELRAEHAARIPAALAEAERAVRIAPDAPAATPLVIERIG